One genomic segment of Hippoglossus hippoglossus isolate fHipHip1 chromosome 22, fHipHip1.pri, whole genome shotgun sequence includes these proteins:
- the exd2 gene encoding exonuclease 3'-5' domain-containing protein 2 isoform X1, whose amino-acid sequence MSHRGSLTAVVTTVLGATLGGLLIWRVYRTKRKRLPSVQKAADPVEAPPPVEAEVAAAKCRCIQPQATGEKEFKAVECQTTQLPPPVRIPSEDLLGVKPVMVSSEEEWQQLWPLMQKELSVFPVLGLDCEWVKTKGVSVKGHTSAVSLLQMASYSGLCVLVRLLPFRSGQQNFPLSFMEVLRDPHILKVGVGCYEDGKRLTRDYGLSVTCTVDLRYLALRQRQAVTNGLSLKSLAADLLNVSLDKSLELRCSDWEADQLTLEQMTYAARDAQVSIALFLHLLGLHSEARPDSSSGSSYSELASRCQGLVDVPFRGRGDGDDRAADKEKRRRTRKPPTYESPESGDQQVPDPRRNNKRKPLGVGYSARKSPLYDNCFLYAPDGQPLCTCDKKKAKWYLDKGIGVLQSEDPFVVKLLFEPSGRPDSQQDYYLTAKENLCVVCGKADSYIRKNIVPHEYRRHFPTEMKDHNSHDILLLCTSCHAASNVHDGFLKQQLAEEFAAPQGCEEGVRLLEDSDRRRVRSAARALLTAGDGLPEQRRDELQVLIRGFLNMNERQELSDEALQHAASLETRIFNEAYVPHGLKLVQAHAGLGLQGLMDLERRWRQHFLSSMQPRHLPPLWSVDHNHSKFLRKYGEDLPIKLN is encoded by the exons ATGTCTCATCGAGGGTCTTTAACTGCCGTCGTAACCACAGTGCTCGGGGCGACCTTGGGAGGGCTGCTCATATGGCGAGTTTACCGaacgaagaggaagaggctgcCTTCCGTCCAGAAGGCGGCCGATCCCGTGGAGGCTCCTCCTCCGGTGGAAGCGGAGGTCGCCGCCGCCAAGTGTCGATGCATCCAACCGCAGGCCACCGGGGAGAAGGAGTTCAAGGCTGTGGAGTGTCAGACCACACAACTGCCGCCTCCTGTGCGGATCCCGTCAGAAGACCTGCTGGGGGTGAAACCAGTTATGGTGAGCTCTGAAGAGGAATGGCAGCAGCTGTGGCCGCTGATGCAGAAGGAGCTGTCGGTGTTCCCCGTTCTCGGGCTCGACTGTGAATGGGTAAAGACCAAAGGC GTCTCTGTGAAGGGCCACACCTCGGCGGTCTCCCTGTTGCAGATGGCCTCGTATTCAGGTCTGTGCGTCCTGGTGAGGCTGCTGCCGTTCCGCAGCGGTCAGCAGAACTTCCCTCTCAGCTTCATGGAAGTCCTCAGAGACCCCCACATATTGAAAGTCGGCGTTGGTTGCTATGAAGATGGCAAACGTCTGACGCGTGACTACGGTCTGTCCGTGACGTGCACGGTCGACCTGCGCTACCTGGCCTTGAGACAGAG ACAAGCAGTGACTAATGGACTCAGTCTGAAGTCCCTGGCAGCAGATCTGTTGAACGTTTCTCTGGATAAATCTCTGGAGCTGCGCTGCAGTGACTGGGAGGCAGATCAACTGACGCTGGAGCAG ATGACTTATGCTGCCAGAGATGCTCAAGTTTCCATCgccctcttcctccatctcctcgGCCTCCACTCTGAAGCCAGACCCGACTCATCCAGCGGGAGCTCCTACTCCGAGTTGGCGTCCCGCTGCCAGGGCCTGGTGGACGTGCCCTTCAGGGGCCGAGGAGACGGCGACGACAGGGCGGCAGATAAAGAGAAGAGGCGGAGGACGCGGAAACCTCCCACTTATGAAAGCCCAGAGTCTGGAGATCAGCAAGTCCCAGACCCTCGAAGGAACAACAAGAGGAAACCGCTGGGTGTGGGATATTCTGCCAG GAAGTCTCCTCTCTATGATAACTGCTTCCTCTACGCTCCCGACGGTCAGCCTCTGTGTACCTGCGACAAGAAGAAAGCCAAGTGGTACCTGGACAAAGGAATAGGAG TGCTTCAGAGCGAAGATCCTTTTgtggtgaagctgctgtttgagcCGTCGGGACGTCCTGACTCCCAGCAGGACTACTATCTGACCGCCAAGGAGAATCTGTGCGTCGTCTGTGGAAAAGCTGATTCCTACATCAG GAAAAACATCGTACCACACGAGTACAGGCGACATTTTCCCACCGAGATGAAGGACCACAACTCCCACGAcatcctgctgctctgcaccaGCTGCCACGCCGCTTCCAACGTGCACGACGGcttcctgaagcagcagctggctGAAGAGTTTGCCGCCCCTCAGGGCTGCGAGGAGGGAGTTCGCCTGCTGGAGGATTCAGACCGACGGCGGGTGCGGTCGGCCGCTCGGGCTCTGCTCACCGCGGGAGACGGGCTGCCGGAGCAGCGGCGAGACGAGCTGCAGGTTCTGATCAGGGGCTTCCTCAACATGAACGAGAGGCAGGAGCTGAGCGACGAGGCACTGCAGCACGCTGCCAGTTTGGAGACGAG GATCTTCAATGAGGCGTACGTGCCTCACGGCCTGAAGCTGGTGCAGGCGCACGCGGGGCTGGGCCTTCAGGGCCTGATGGACCTGGAGCGTCGCTGGAGGCAGCACTTCCTCAGCAGCATGCAGCCCCGCCACCTCCCCCCCCTCTGGTCCGTCGACCACAACCACAGCAAGTTCCTCCGCAAATACGGAGAGGACCTGCCCATCAAACTCAACTGA
- the exd2 gene encoding exonuclease 3'-5' domain-containing protein 2 isoform X2, with the protein MSHRGSLTAVVTTVLGATLGGLLIWRVYRTKRKRLPSVQKAADPVEAPPPVEAEVAAAKCRCIQPQATGEKEFKAVECQTTQLPPPVRIPSEDLLGVKPVMVSSEEEWQQLWPLMQKELSVFPVLGLDCEWVSVKGHTSAVSLLQMASYSGLCVLVRLLPFRSGQQNFPLSFMEVLRDPHILKVGVGCYEDGKRLTRDYGLSVTCTVDLRYLALRQRQAVTNGLSLKSLAADLLNVSLDKSLELRCSDWEADQLTLEQMTYAARDAQVSIALFLHLLGLHSEARPDSSSGSSYSELASRCQGLVDVPFRGRGDGDDRAADKEKRRRTRKPPTYESPESGDQQVPDPRRNNKRKPLGVGYSARKSPLYDNCFLYAPDGQPLCTCDKKKAKWYLDKGIGVLQSEDPFVVKLLFEPSGRPDSQQDYYLTAKENLCVVCGKADSYIRKNIVPHEYRRHFPTEMKDHNSHDILLLCTSCHAASNVHDGFLKQQLAEEFAAPQGCEEGVRLLEDSDRRRVRSAARALLTAGDGLPEQRRDELQVLIRGFLNMNERQELSDEALQHAASLETRIFNEAYVPHGLKLVQAHAGLGLQGLMDLERRWRQHFLSSMQPRHLPPLWSVDHNHSKFLRKYGEDLPIKLN; encoded by the exons ATGTCTCATCGAGGGTCTTTAACTGCCGTCGTAACCACAGTGCTCGGGGCGACCTTGGGAGGGCTGCTCATATGGCGAGTTTACCGaacgaagaggaagaggctgcCTTCCGTCCAGAAGGCGGCCGATCCCGTGGAGGCTCCTCCTCCGGTGGAAGCGGAGGTCGCCGCCGCCAAGTGTCGATGCATCCAACCGCAGGCCACCGGGGAGAAGGAGTTCAAGGCTGTGGAGTGTCAGACCACACAACTGCCGCCTCCTGTGCGGATCCCGTCAGAAGACCTGCTGGGGGTGAAACCAGTTATGGTGAGCTCTGAAGAGGAATGGCAGCAGCTGTGGCCGCTGATGCAGAAGGAGCTGTCGGTGTTCCCCGTTCTCGGGCTCGACTGTGAATGG GTCTCTGTGAAGGGCCACACCTCGGCGGTCTCCCTGTTGCAGATGGCCTCGTATTCAGGTCTGTGCGTCCTGGTGAGGCTGCTGCCGTTCCGCAGCGGTCAGCAGAACTTCCCTCTCAGCTTCATGGAAGTCCTCAGAGACCCCCACATATTGAAAGTCGGCGTTGGTTGCTATGAAGATGGCAAACGTCTGACGCGTGACTACGGTCTGTCCGTGACGTGCACGGTCGACCTGCGCTACCTGGCCTTGAGACAGAG ACAAGCAGTGACTAATGGACTCAGTCTGAAGTCCCTGGCAGCAGATCTGTTGAACGTTTCTCTGGATAAATCTCTGGAGCTGCGCTGCAGTGACTGGGAGGCAGATCAACTGACGCTGGAGCAG ATGACTTATGCTGCCAGAGATGCTCAAGTTTCCATCgccctcttcctccatctcctcgGCCTCCACTCTGAAGCCAGACCCGACTCATCCAGCGGGAGCTCCTACTCCGAGTTGGCGTCCCGCTGCCAGGGCCTGGTGGACGTGCCCTTCAGGGGCCGAGGAGACGGCGACGACAGGGCGGCAGATAAAGAGAAGAGGCGGAGGACGCGGAAACCTCCCACTTATGAAAGCCCAGAGTCTGGAGATCAGCAAGTCCCAGACCCTCGAAGGAACAACAAGAGGAAACCGCTGGGTGTGGGATATTCTGCCAG GAAGTCTCCTCTCTATGATAACTGCTTCCTCTACGCTCCCGACGGTCAGCCTCTGTGTACCTGCGACAAGAAGAAAGCCAAGTGGTACCTGGACAAAGGAATAGGAG TGCTTCAGAGCGAAGATCCTTTTgtggtgaagctgctgtttgagcCGTCGGGACGTCCTGACTCCCAGCAGGACTACTATCTGACCGCCAAGGAGAATCTGTGCGTCGTCTGTGGAAAAGCTGATTCCTACATCAG GAAAAACATCGTACCACACGAGTACAGGCGACATTTTCCCACCGAGATGAAGGACCACAACTCCCACGAcatcctgctgctctgcaccaGCTGCCACGCCGCTTCCAACGTGCACGACGGcttcctgaagcagcagctggctGAAGAGTTTGCCGCCCCTCAGGGCTGCGAGGAGGGAGTTCGCCTGCTGGAGGATTCAGACCGACGGCGGGTGCGGTCGGCCGCTCGGGCTCTGCTCACCGCGGGAGACGGGCTGCCGGAGCAGCGGCGAGACGAGCTGCAGGTTCTGATCAGGGGCTTCCTCAACATGAACGAGAGGCAGGAGCTGAGCGACGAGGCACTGCAGCACGCTGCCAGTTTGGAGACGAG GATCTTCAATGAGGCGTACGTGCCTCACGGCCTGAAGCTGGTGCAGGCGCACGCGGGGCTGGGCCTTCAGGGCCTGATGGACCTGGAGCGTCGCTGGAGGCAGCACTTCCTCAGCAGCATGCAGCCCCGCCACCTCCCCCCCCTCTGGTCCGTCGACCACAACCACAGCAAGTTCCTCCGCAAATACGGAGAGGACCTGCCCATCAAACTCAACTGA